In Neoarius graeffei isolate fNeoGra1 chromosome 15, fNeoGra1.pri, whole genome shotgun sequence, a single genomic region encodes these proteins:
- the b3gnt7 gene encoding UDP-GlcNAc:betaGal beta-1,3-N-acetylglucosaminyltransferase 7 yields MLSKFDFINSLNMTTHRHRWWISKMVALMFFVAVLMTSMFQRGPVSTRDLQVKRNTHVQKETINYWKVNQEKSTETREESVYEQDVARTWDITSTNCSANTNISSTEGFAAMEQNFKQFLLYRHCRYFPMIINHPEKCSGDVHLLMVIKSIITQHDRREVIRQTWGKEQVIDGKKIKMLFLLGTSSNEVEKANHQKLLEYEDYIYGDILQWDFMDTFFNLTLKETHFMKWFSTYCGNVHYIFKGDDDVFVSVTNILDYLESSKNVQDLFVGDVLVKAKPIRRKQNKYYIPPALYNKTHYPPYAGGGGFLMDGPLARRLHLVSETLELFPIDDVFLGMCLEVLQVTAIKHNAFKTFGLLRDKKSKLNKEPCFYKNMIVVHKLLPQELLDMWRLVNNNLVCTFNPGLLKEQSKNQKQPL; encoded by the coding sequence GACAACACACAGACATCGATGGTGGATATCCAAGATGGTAGCTCTGATGTTCTTTGTAGCTGTGCTGATGACCAGCATGTTTCAGAGAGGACCTGTCAGCACCAGGGACTTGCAGGTCAAGAGGAACACACACGTACAGAAGGAAACAATAAATTATTGGAAAGTAAATCAGGAGAAATCGACAGAAACTAGAGAAGAATCGGTGTACGAACAAGACGTAGCCAGAACATGGGACATCACAAGCACAAACTGCAGTGCTAACACAAATATTTCTTCTACAGAAGGTTTTGCTGCTATGGAGCAGAACTTTAAACAGTTTCTCCTCTACAGACACTGTAGATATTTCCCCATGATCATCAACCACCCAGAGAAATGTTCTGGAGATGTGCACCTCCTCATGGTGATAAAATCCATCATAACACAGCATGACAGACGTGAAGTGATCCGCCAAACTTGGGGAAAGGAGCAGGTCATAGATGGCAAGAAGATTAAGATGCTCTTCCTGTTGGGAACTTCCTCTAATGAAGTGGAGAAGGCGAACCACCAGAAGCTTCTGGAATATGAGGATTATATCTACGGTGACATCCTACAGTGGGATTTCATGGATACATTCTTCAACCTCACATTAAAGGAGACCCACTTCATGAAATGGTTTTCCACGTACTGTGGGAATGTGCACTACATCTTCAAAGGGGATGATGATGTTTTCGTTAGTGTAACAAACATTCTGGACTATCTGGAGAGCAGCAAGAACGTTCAGGACCTGTTCGTTGGAGATGTCCTCGTCAAAGCAAAACCCATCCGACGGAAACAGAACAAGTACTACATCCCACCTGCACTATATAACAAGACGCATTACCCACCCTACGCAGGAGGCGGGGGATTTTTGATGGATGGCCCACTGGCACGACGGCTCCATTTGGTGTCAGAAACGCTGGAGCTGTTTCCAATCGATGATGTATTCCTTGGAATGTGCTTAGAGGTGCTCCAGGTGACTGCTATAAAACACAATGCGTTTAAAACGTTTGGCCTCTTGAGGGATAAAAAGAGCAAACTGAACAAAGAGCCCTGTTTCTACAAGAACATGATTGTGGTCCATAAACTCCTCCCTCAGGAGCTTCTGGACATGTGGAGGTTGGTCAACAATAATCTTGTGTGCACATTCAATCCTGGGCTGTTAAAGGAGCAATCGAAAAACCAGAAGCAACCGTTATAA